In one window of Romboutsia hominis DNA:
- a CDS encoding 4-hydroxybutyrate dehydrogenase gives MNLFMAKTNIHKFEKVKEFIEEFKIGENDFIFASKGIYERNFKELDIKATVAYKDTYGNGEPTDIMMDALLKDFNKGNYKRVIAIGGGSVIDMAKILVLKNGKCTADLFEKKIKLEKVRTLITIPTTCGSGSEVSNVSITEITKLNSKLGLAIDELYPDYAVLIPELLVNLPYKFFATSAIDALIHSIESFLSPKANVYTEMFSKQAMEIIIKGFKRIVKEGQDARVSMLDDFLIASNLAGIAFGNAGNGAVHALSSPLSGTYHVPHGEANYQFFTSVFKVYNKKNPSGKIMDLNIILSGLLECEVCNVYDEMEKLLSNIIEKKSLREYGMKESDILLFTENVIANQQRLLSQSYTSLSKENIKYIYNELF, from the coding sequence ATGAACTTATTTATGGCAAAGACAAATATTCATAAATTTGAAAAGGTAAAAGAGTTTATTGAAGAATTTAAAATAGGAGAGAATGACTTTATTTTTGCAAGTAAAGGTATATATGAACGAAATTTTAAAGAGTTAGACATAAAGGCAACGGTAGCTTATAAAGATACATATGGAAATGGTGAGCCTACAGATATAATGATGGATGCTCTATTAAAAGATTTTAATAAAGGTAACTACAAAAGAGTTATAGCCATTGGTGGTGGTTCAGTAATAGATATGGCTAAAATATTAGTTCTAAAAAATGGAAAGTGTACAGCAGATTTATTTGAGAAAAAGATAAAGTTAGAAAAAGTAAGAACATTGATAACAATTCCAACAACTTGTGGATCGGGGTCAGAGGTATCAAATGTTAGTATAACAGAAATAACTAAGTTAAACTCTAAACTTGGACTGGCAATTGATGAGTTATATCCAGATTATGCGGTACTTATTCCAGAGTTACTAGTAAATTTACCATATAAATTCTTTGCAACAAGTGCAATAGATGCGTTAATTCATTCTATAGAATCATTTCTTTCACCAAAGGCTAATGTTTATACAGAGATGTTTAGTAAGCAAGCTATGGAAATAATAATAAAAGGGTTTAAAAGAATTGTTAAAGAAGGGCAAGATGCAAGAGTTTCGATGCTAGATGATTTTCTTATTGCTAGTAATTTAGCTGGAATTGCTTTTGGTAATGCAGGAAATGGAGCAGTGCATGCTTTATCATCTCCTTTAAGTGGAACATATCATGTACCTCATGGTGAAGCTAATTATCAATTTTTCACATCTGTTTTTAAAGTCTATAATAAAAAAAATCCAAGTGGAAAGATAATGGATTTAAATATTATTTTAAGTGGATTACTAGAATGTGAAGTTTGTAATGTATATGATGAAATGGAAAAGTTACTAAGTAATATTATAGAAAAAAAATCTTTAAGAGAGTACGGTATGAAGGAATCTGACATATTACTATTTACTGAAAATGTTATAGCTAACCAACAAAGATTACTTAGTCAGAGTTATACTTCATTATCAAAAGAAAATATTAAATATATTTATAATGAGTTATTCTAA
- a CDS encoding N-acetyltransferase, giving the protein MIRMLENKDIDRIMEIWLESTIKAHDFIEKKYWEDNYNTVKHDYIPVSDVFVYEDGENIKGFIAIINSEFIGALFVDNNYQDRGIGRKLIEHIINLYDNLTLSVYKDNTKSVEFYKKMNFEVVSESIDEGTMCIEYTMKNKSKIHR; this is encoded by the coding sequence ATGATAAGAATGTTAGAGAATAAAGATATAGATAGAATAATGGAAATATGGTTAGAAAGTACTATAAAAGCTCATGATTTTATAGAAAAAAAATATTGGGAAGATAATTATAATACAGTAAAACATGATTATATACCTGTATCAGATGTTTTTGTTTATGAAGACGGAGAAAATATAAAAGGATTTATAGCAATTATAAATAGTGAATTTATAGGTGCATTATTTGTTGATAATAATTACCAAGATCGTGGAATTGGTAGAAAGTTAATTGAACATATCATTAATTTATACGATAACTTAACTTTATCTGTTTATAAAGATAATACAAAATCTGTTGAATTTTATAAAAAGATGAATTTTGAAGTTGTTAGTGAAAGTATTGATGAGGGCACTATGTGTATTGAATATACTATGAAAAATAAAAGTAAAATTCATAGATAA
- a CDS encoding D-serine ammonia-lyase: MSNAKVLNKEISTWIDEYPSLQEIIDLKESIWINPLHTNFDKGMENVSLSEADVLDAEARLNRFAPYIAKVFPETQSENGIIESPIAKIDNMKATLEEICGKELVGNLLLKCDSHLKVSGSIKARGGIYEVLKHAEDLALANNIISLEDNYAKLDSDEVRKFFSQYSVVVGSTGNLGLSIGIMSAKLGFKVTVHMSADARQWKKDLLRSRGVEVIEYESDYSKAVEEGRKQAEADANSYFVDDENSKNLFLGYSVAAKRLNKQLKDMNVKVDDNHPLFVYLPCGVGGGPGGVAFGLKLLYKDNVHFFFAEPTHSPCMLIGCMTGEHDKVSVQDFGIDNITAADGLAVGRASGFVGKTLEKLMSGCYSVTDENMYRLLTKMADSENIFLEPSALAGVPGIINILTSEEGKKYLKANNLEDKIENITHIAWATGGSMVPKDMMDEYYNKGVSLLK; the protein is encoded by the coding sequence ATGTCTAATGCAAAAGTTTTAAACAAAGAAATATCAACTTGGATTGATGAATATCCTTCATTACAAGAAATAATAGATTTAAAAGAATCAATATGGATAAATCCACTTCATACTAATTTTGATAAGGGTATGGAAAATGTTTCGCTTTCTGAAGCTGATGTACTAGATGCAGAAGCAAGATTAAATAGATTTGCTCCATACATAGCAAAGGTATTTCCTGAAACTCAATCAGAAAATGGAATAATAGAATCTCCAATAGCTAAAATAGATAACATGAAAGCTACGCTAGAAGAAATCTGTGGTAAAGAACTTGTTGGAAATCTATTATTAAAATGTGACAGTCACCTTAAAGTATCAGGATCTATAAAAGCTAGAGGTGGAATATATGAAGTATTAAAACATGCTGAAGATTTAGCTTTAGCAAACAATATAATATCATTAGAAGACAACTATGCTAAATTAGATAGCGATGAAGTTAGAAAATTCTTTTCTCAATATTCTGTAGTAGTTGGCTCTACTGGAAACTTAGGCTTAAGTATAGGTATAATGAGTGCTAAACTTGGTTTTAAAGTTACAGTTCATATGTCTGCAGATGCTAGACAATGGAAAAAAGATTTATTAAGAAGCAGAGGTGTTGAAGTTATAGAGTATGAATCTGATTATAGCAAAGCTGTTGAAGAAGGAAGAAAACAAGCTGAAGCAGATGCTAATAGCTACTTCGTAGATGATGAAAACTCTAAAAACTTATTCTTAGGGTACTCTGTTGCTGCTAAAAGATTAAATAAACAATTAAAAGATATGAATGTAAAAGTAGATGATAATCATCCATTATTTGTATACTTACCATGCGGTGTTGGTGGTGGTCCTGGTGGAGTTGCCTTTGGACTTAAGCTTTTATACAAAGATAATGTACACTTCTTCTTTGCTGAACCAACACATTCTCCATGCATGTTGATAGGATGCATGACTGGTGAGCATGATAAAGTTTCTGTTCAAGACTTTGGAATAGATAATATAACTGCTGCTGATGGATTAGCTGTTGGTAGAGCTTCTGGATTTGTTGGTAAAACATTAGAAAAACTAATGAGTGGATGCTACTCTGTTACTGATGAAAATATGTATAGATTATTAACTAAAATGGCTGATAGTGAAAATATATTCTTAGAACCTTCAGCTCTTGCTGGTGTCCCAGGTATAATAAATATACTTACTTCTGAAGAAGGTAAGAAATATTTAAAAGCTAATAATCTTGAAGATAAGATAGAAAATATAACTCATATAGCTTGGGCAACTGGAGGAAGTATGGTTCCTAAGGATATGATGGATGAATACTATAACAAAGGTGTTTCACTACTTAAGTAG
- a CDS encoding helix-turn-helix domain-containing protein, whose amino-acid sequence MNEVDISRNITEYRKSKNLTIKELANLTGVTPSLLSQIEKGTSNPSINTLKQISKALDIPLFNFFINDNPTENLVVRKDSRKKIMFAEDDSFAYELLTPNSRGTIEFMLMKIPKRESSSKELFSHKGEEVAYVMKGCVSLHLMNTVIELNCGDSVKIPPHSNHKWENNSDEDCEVIFAVTPPSF is encoded by the coding sequence ATGAATGAAGTAGATATATCAAGAAATATTACTGAATATAGAAAAAGTAAAAATTTAACCATAAAAGAATTAGCTAACTTAACAGGTGTAACACCTTCTTTACTTAGTCAAATAGAAAAGGGAACATCAAACCCGTCTATAAATACGCTAAAACAAATTTCTAAGGCTTTAGATATACCCCTATTTAATTTTTTTATAAATGATAATCCTACTGAAAATTTAGTAGTTAGAAAAGATAGTCGAAAAAAAATAATGTTTGCTGAGGATGATAGCTTTGCTTATGAATTATTGACTCCAAACTCGCGAGGAACCATAGAGTTTATGCTTATGAAGATACCTAAAAGAGAGTCATCTTCAAAAGAACTTTTTAGTCATAAGGGCGAAGAAGTGGCTTATGTTATGAAAGGCTGTGTAAGTTTACATTTGATGAATACAGTTATTGAGTTAAATTGTGGAGATAGTGTAAAAATACCACCACACTCAAATCATAAGTGGGAAAATAATTCTGATGAGGATTGTGAGGTTATATTTGCAGTAACACCACCATCATTCTAA
- a CDS encoding ATP-binding protein, with protein sequence MNFIETLKSVDLVLATGEVPLVVGESGIGKTALAKKLAKENEWSLIVIDGNLLKEGEIGGLPTVESYIISNSNGQEVVKKTTVYAVHNKLREIDEEISKGRNVLLFIDEINRCEHTVQQELMNLILNREINGYKLHDDVKILAAMNPSSKYGSDFDYQVVDMDAAQENRFVWLNMESDYNQWLKWAIGEGLEQKVIEFISTFPEYLHKINEGDVSATPRSYERVSKSYKVYKDQKDSIPKAVFLNVIKGNVGKVIAEEFINFIESDYSPLISYEEVFCGETLSESVIEKVKNESHTRLYLSVMNILRDLESNIKNEDYEASYYINRFVQFLKVYPIDLMVGIMKEIKNSYKKVYEKAIENEEFVEAYFESYKLIRG encoded by the coding sequence ATGAATTTTATAGAGACATTAAAAAGCGTTGACTTAGTTTTAGCTACTGGGGAAGTACCTCTAGTAGTTGGCGAAAGTGGAATAGGAAAAACTGCATTAGCAAAAAAGCTTGCTAAAGAAAATGAGTGGAGTTTAATTGTTATTGATGGAAACTTACTTAAAGAAGGTGAAATAGGAGGCTTACCAACTGTAGAATCTTATATAATAAGCAATTCTAATGGTCAGGAAGTAGTAAAGAAAACAACAGTATATGCAGTTCATAACAAGCTAAGGGAAATTGATGAAGAAATATCTAAAGGAAGAAATGTTCTTTTATTTATAGATGAAATAAATCGTTGTGAGCATACGGTACAACAAGAGCTTATGAACTTAATATTAAATAGAGAAATAAATGGATATAAGTTACATGATGATGTAAAAATTTTAGCAGCAATGAATCCATCAAGCAAGTATGGTTCAGATTTTGATTATCAAGTTGTAGATATGGATGCAGCTCAAGAAAATAGATTTGTATGGCTAAATATGGAGTCTGATTATAATCAATGGCTAAAATGGGCAATAGGTGAAGGTCTTGAACAAAAGGTTATAGAGTTTATTTCAACCTTCCCAGAATATTTACACAAAATAAATGAAGGAGATGTATCAGCAACTCCAAGAAGTTATGAAAGAGTTTCTAAAAGTTACAAAGTATATAAGGATCAAAAAGATTCAATACCAAAGGCTGTATTTTTAAATGTTATAAAAGGAAATGTAGGTAAAGTTATCGCAGAGGAATTTATAAACTTTATTGAATCAGATTATAGTCCACTTATATCTTATGAAGAGGTTTTTTGTGGAGAAACTTTAAGTGAATCTGTTATAGAAAAAGTAAAAAATGAAAGTCATACAAGACTTTATTTATCAGTAATGAATATTTTAAGGGATTTAGAATCAAATATTAAAAATGAAGATTATGAGGCAAGCTATTATATTAATAGATTTGTACAGTTTTTAAAAGTATACCCTATAGATTTAATGGTAGGAATTATGAAAGAGATTAAAAATAGCTATAAAAAAGTATATGAAAAAGCTATAGAAAATGAAGAATTTGTAGAAGCTTACTTCGAATCTTATAAATTAATAAGGGGATAG
- a CDS encoding VWA-like domain-containing protein, whose amino-acid sequence METYFDKQKRDLYYKTEKIIDTYAMLKANHKGEKFEIDIPQDFKNEFFSLVDKVNLSLMEDKDNFYGYFLFQTSREIRFDISSPTAINFKGAKYVIYFNPIIFLDLNMRQMESTIKHEILHVISMHLVRARELKGKYSTLAINMAMDIVVNKYLNNLPPYAVTLENVNVKYNLKLEPYEPFEYYVEKIQTELDLQEVDKDGEEDDTRQSDDIETEYNPEKTHDIWEDSSNIDEETLKEFTQKAINNSQKGKIPEYLDGMISSLKNSKGELPWNLYLNRLMGTVESNKKKTITRRNRRQPNRLDLRGQLRSHKAEIAVALDISGSISDEEFKQAIKEVLNIVKNYNHEITIIECDNEIRRVYKVKSVKDIKERLKRRGSTKFSPVFEYANNKKINLLVYFTDGKGEDRLQVIPRGYKILWVISGRGDKLSLREPYGAVKKLSKVKIKDDTLDMSDVRNDGYSMNNQAPIL is encoded by the coding sequence ATGGAAACTTACTTTGATAAACAAAAAAGAGATCTTTATTATAAAACAGAAAAAATTATAGATACGTATGCTATGTTAAAAGCAAATCACAAGGGTGAAAAATTTGAGATAGATATACCACAAGATTTCAAAAATGAATTTTTCAGTTTAGTAGATAAAGTTAATCTAAGCCTTATGGAAGACAAAGATAATTTCTATGGATATTTTTTATTTCAAACATCAAGAGAAATAAGATTTGATATAAGTAGTCCCACTGCTATAAATTTTAAAGGTGCTAAGTATGTCATATACTTTAATCCAATAATTTTTTTAGACCTTAATATGAGACAAATGGAAAGTACAATTAAACATGAAATTCTTCATGTAATATCTATGCATTTAGTAAGAGCAAGAGAATTAAAAGGAAAATACAGTACATTAGCTATTAATATGGCGATGGATATAGTGGTTAATAAATATTTAAATAATTTACCACCATATGCTGTTACTTTAGAAAATGTAAATGTAAAATATAATTTAAAACTTGAGCCTTATGAGCCTTTTGAATACTATGTAGAAAAAATTCAAACTGAATTAGATTTACAAGAAGTAGATAAAGATGGCGAAGAAGATGATACTCGTCAGTCTGATGATATAGAAACTGAATACAATCCAGAAAAAACTCATGATATTTGGGAAGATTCTAGTAATATAGATGAGGAAACTCTTAAAGAATTTACCCAAAAAGCTATTAATAATTCTCAAAAAGGTAAAATTCCAGAATACTTAGATGGTATGATATCATCACTTAAAAATAGTAAAGGTGAATTGCCTTGGAACTTATATCTTAATAGATTGATGGGAACAGTCGAAAGCAATAAAAAGAAGACTATAACAAGAAGAAATAGAAGACAGCCAAATAGATTAGATTTGAGGGGACAGTTGAGATCTCATAAAGCAGAGATAGCTGTCGCACTTGATATAAGTGGAAGTATTAGTGATGAAGAATTTAAACAAGCTATTAAGGAAGTACTTAATATAGTAAAAAATTATAACCATGAAATTACAATCATAGAATGTGATAATGAAATTAGACGTGTGTATAAAGTCAAATCTGTAAAAGATATAAAAGAAAGGCTTAAAAGAAGAGGATCAACTAAATTTAGCCCAGTTTTTGAATATGCTAATAATAAAAAAATTAATTTATTGGTATACTTTACTGATGGTAAAGGAGAAGACAGGCTACAAGTAATACCTAGAGGATATAAAATTTTATGGGTTATTTCAGGAAGAGGAGACAAACTTTCATTAAGAGAGCCTTATGGAGCAGTTAAAAAACTTAGCAAGGTTAAAATAAAAGATGATACATTAGATATGAGTGATGTTAGAAATGATGGATATTCAATGAATAACCAAGCTCCAATTTTATAA
- a CDS encoding SagB/ThcOx family dehydrogenase: protein MDKIAQNREFFKADFEILKQIKTDKQKGIPAPSFQKEYDSNSNLIELPPVSKDILVKPNVLDCINDRRSIRKYSDEKINLSELSYLLWATQGIQTVKDKFSALRTVPSAGCTHPFETYLIINNVDGLKSGVYRYLPLEHKLLFIKTLSNIDDEIDKATPNQPFVQGFVSKSAVVFAWSCIPYRSEHRFSITAHKKILIDIGHVCQNLYIASESLNYGTCAIGIYDQDIIDNMLDLDGENEFVIYMACLGKKL, encoded by the coding sequence ATGGATAAAATTGCACAAAACAGAGAATTTTTCAAAGCTGATTTTGAAATACTAAAACAGATAAAAACGGATAAACAAAAAGGAATACCCGCTCCTTCTTTCCAAAAAGAATATGATTCAAATTCTAATTTAATAGAGTTACCTCCTGTAAGCAAAGACATTTTAGTTAAACCTAACGTACTAGATTGTATAAATGATAGAAGAAGTATAAGAAAATATAGTGATGAAAAAATAAATTTATCTGAACTTTCGTATTTACTATGGGCTACTCAAGGAATCCAAACTGTAAAAGATAAATTTAGTGCCTTAAGAACTGTACCTTCTGCTGGTTGCACTCACCCATTTGAAACATATTTAATAATAAATAATGTTGATGGTTTAAAGAGTGGAGTTTACAGATATTTACCTTTAGAACATAAACTTTTATTTATAAAGACTTTAAGCAATATAGATGATGAAATAGATAAAGCAACTCCAAACCAACCTTTTGTTCAAGGTTTCGTATCTAAAAGTGCCGTTGTGTTTGCTTGGAGTTGTATTCCATATAGAAGTGAACATAGATTTAGTATAACTGCTCATAAGAAAATACTTATAGATATTGGACATGTTTGCCAGAATCTTTACATAGCATCAGAATCTCTTAATTACGGGACTTGTGCTATCGGAATATATGATCAGGATATAATTGATAATATGTTAGATTTAGATGGAGAAAATGAGTTTGTAATTTATATGGCTTGTTTAGGTAAAAAACTTTAA